A genomic segment from Candidatus Brocadia sinica JPN1 encodes:
- a CDS encoding MOSC domain-containing protein: protein MGKVVAVCISERKGTQKRDVGTCKLIEHFGLEGDAHAGKWHRQVSLLARESADIMRKKGLNIKDGDFGENIVTEGIELKSLPIGTVFKIGDEVTIRVTQIGKLCHDRCAIYYKAGDCIMPREGIFAEILTGGTVKVGDEITMLEKGAEVTV, encoded by the coding sequence ATGGGAAAGGTTGTTGCCGTCTGCATAAGCGAAAGAAAGGGCACCCAAAAACGGGATGTCGGTACGTGCAAGTTAATCGAGCATTTTGGCCTGGAAGGGGACGCTCATGCCGGAAAATGGCATCGTCAGGTCAGCCTGCTGGCCAGAGAAAGTGCAGATATCATGCGTAAAAAGGGATTAAACATCAAGGACGGCGATTTTGGGGAAAATATTGTAACGGAGGGCATTGAACTAAAATCCCTCCCCATCGGAACCGTTTTTAAAATTGGCGATGAAGTCACTATTCGGGTAACCCAAATCGGCAAGCTCTGTCATGACCGTTGCGCTATTTATTATAAAGCAGGCGATTGTATTATGCCAAGGGAAGGTATCTTTGCCGAAATTCTTACCGGTGGCACCGTTAAAGTAGGGGATGAAATTACGATGCTTGAAAAGGGTGCAGAAGTCACGGTATGA
- the glnA gene encoding type I glutamate--ammonia ligase: MTSEHTDLAVINRAKEDNVKLVQLQFTDINGNIKAVTIPMERFPESIEKGIWFDGSSIEGFTRICESDMYLKPDTSTYALLPWETEETTARLFCDVYMPDGSPFEGDPRYILKRAIKNAREMNFEYNVGPELEFFLFKPKSDGQVEPTPHDVGSYFDFSPRDLAGNVRRDIIFTLEKMGLNVEMSHHEVAPGQHEIDFRYAEALKTAENALTFKQVVKSIAHQHDLYATFMPKPIFGICGSGMHCHQSFFDIRTRKNLFFDEKDEYKLSKVAKQFVAGQLQHVRAMSAILSPTVNSYKRLVPGYEAPVYICWGQKNRSALIRIPRFSLGREQATRAELRCPDPSNNPYLALAVMLEAGLDGIRRGVTPPNPVEENVYEFDKDELAYRNIATLPGSLGEAIEELKKSKLMEAALGSHTYQVYIHAKVAEWDEYRIQVTEWEHKKYFETT, from the coding sequence ATGACCAGTGAGCATACAGATTTGGCAGTTATCAATCGGGCAAAAGAAGACAATGTAAAACTTGTCCAGCTGCAATTTACTGATATAAACGGAAATATCAAGGCCGTTACGATACCTATGGAGAGATTTCCGGAGTCCATCGAAAAGGGGATCTGGTTTGATGGCTCTTCAATCGAGGGTTTTACAAGAATTTGTGAAAGCGATATGTATCTGAAGCCTGATACGAGCACGTATGCCTTGCTTCCCTGGGAGACAGAAGAGACCACGGCCAGGCTCTTTTGTGACGTCTATATGCCCGATGGTTCTCCTTTCGAAGGAGACCCCCGATATATTTTGAAAAGGGCAATTAAAAATGCACGGGAAATGAACTTTGAATATAATGTGGGACCCGAGTTGGAATTTTTCTTGTTCAAGCCCAAGAGCGATGGCCAGGTGGAACCCACACCACACGACGTGGGGAGTTATTTTGACTTTTCGCCGAGAGACCTTGCAGGAAACGTAAGAAGGGATATTATTTTTACTCTGGAGAAAATGGGCCTTAACGTTGAGATGAGCCACCACGAAGTGGCCCCCGGGCAGCATGAGATTGACTTCAGATATGCCGAGGCATTGAAGACGGCTGAAAATGCCTTGACTTTTAAACAGGTAGTAAAGTCCATTGCGCATCAACACGATTTATATGCCACTTTTATGCCAAAACCCATCTTTGGGATATGTGGCAGCGGGATGCACTGTCATCAGAGTTTTTTCGATATCAGGACACGAAAGAATCTATTTTTCGATGAAAAGGATGAATATAAGCTCAGCAAGGTGGCAAAACAGTTTGTTGCGGGGCAACTTCAGCATGTCCGTGCGATGAGCGCTATTTTATCTCCAACAGTAAATTCCTACAAGAGACTGGTGCCTGGGTATGAGGCGCCGGTGTATATCTGCTGGGGGCAAAAGAATCGCTCTGCCCTGATACGAATTCCAAGATTCTCTCTGGGGAGGGAACAAGCAACGAGGGCAGAGTTGAGATGCCCGGACCCCAGTAATAATCCGTACCTTGCCCTTGCAGTAATGCTGGAAGCAGGGCTTGATGGTATTAGAAGAGGCGTTACGCCTCCTAATCCCGTTGAAGAGAATGTCTACGAGTTTGATAAGGATGAATTGGCATACCGCAATATCGCCACCCTTCCAGGCTCCTTAGGTGAAGCAATCGAGGAATTAAAGAAAAGCAAACTGATGGAAGCTGCATTAGGTTCTCATACTTACCAGGTGTATATCCATGCAAAAGTGGCTGAATGGGATGAATACAGGATACAGGTAACCGAGTGGGAACATAAAAAATATTTCGAGACGACATAA
- the purD gene encoding phosphoribosylamine--glycine ligase, protein MKILIIGSGGREHALAWKIAQSPLVKQIFCAPGNPGIAEVAECIDIEAENIDGLYNFAVKQKIDLTVVGPEDTLMAGIVDRFRDEHLNIFGPTKRASFLEGSKVFAKTLMRKHGIPTADFKVFEDVKQAKKHLSTCEFPLVIKADGLAKGKGVFICKTLEEASKHIDDIMKEKIFGRAGDKVVIEEFLSGEEVSMLAITDGNTILPLPSVQDHKAIYDGDKGPNTGGMGAYTPVPSITEDMQLSIEENILVPIIHAMKRENRPYSGVIYAGLIITSTGPKVLEFNARFGDPETQVLLMRMKSDLVPLLLSTGKNTLEDTEIEWDNGASLCVVMASKGYPDKYEKGFPISGLETIRGLDNIQVFHAGTSMKDGKVVTNGGRVLAVTALGKNAPEAQKAVYGAIQKLSFEGAHYRRDIGAKAIYRKTS, encoded by the coding sequence ATGAAAATATTGATTATTGGAAGCGGAGGACGAGAACACGCACTTGCATGGAAAATTGCACAATCACCACTGGTAAAACAAATTTTCTGCGCACCGGGAAATCCAGGAATTGCAGAAGTTGCTGAATGCATCGATATTGAGGCAGAAAATATTGATGGTCTTTACAATTTTGCCGTAAAACAAAAAATAGATCTGACCGTTGTTGGTCCGGAAGATACCTTGATGGCCGGCATCGTTGACAGATTCAGGGACGAACATCTGAATATATTCGGACCCACCAAAAGGGCATCGTTCCTTGAGGGAAGCAAGGTCTTTGCAAAAACACTTATGAGAAAACACGGCATCCCTACCGCAGATTTTAAGGTCTTTGAAGATGTAAAACAGGCAAAAAAACATCTGTCGACGTGCGAATTCCCTTTGGTTATTAAAGCCGATGGTTTGGCTAAGGGAAAAGGTGTGTTTATCTGTAAGACATTGGAAGAGGCCAGCAAACACATAGATGATATCATGAAGGAAAAAATCTTTGGACGCGCGGGTGACAAGGTCGTCATCGAAGAGTTTCTTTCAGGAGAAGAGGTCTCCATGCTTGCAATTACCGATGGAAATACCATTTTACCCCTTCCATCTGTGCAAGATCACAAAGCCATTTATGATGGCGACAAGGGACCCAATACCGGCGGTATGGGAGCATACACACCTGTGCCATCGATTACAGAAGATATGCAGCTTTCCATAGAGGAAAATATCTTGGTGCCCATCATTCATGCCATGAAGAGAGAAAACCGACCTTATAGTGGCGTCATTTATGCAGGATTGATAATCACAAGCACCGGCCCAAAAGTGCTTGAATTTAATGCCCGATTTGGTGATCCGGAGACTCAGGTACTTCTCATGAGAATGAAGAGTGATTTGGTTCCACTCCTTTTATCAACAGGAAAGAATACTTTAGAGGATACTGAAATTGAATGGGATAACGGCGCCTCCCTATGCGTAGTTATGGCCTCCAAGGGCTATCCCGATAAATATGAAAAGGGGTTTCCCATTTCAGGACTGGAAACCATAAGAGGACTGGATAATATCCAGGTCTTTCATGCCGGGACCTCCATGAAAGATGGCAAAGTTGTAACTAATGGCGGGCGGGTGCTGGCGGTCACCGCATTGGGGAAAAATGCACCAGAGGCGCAGAAGGCCGTTTACGGTGCAATTCAAAAATTATCTTTCGAGGGAGCGCATTATCGGAGAGATATTGGTGCAAAGGCTATTTATCGAAAGACTTCGTAA
- a CDS encoding class I SAM-dependent methyltransferase, translating into MKKSIPSSPVFLYIITVFCILISSILPSLFANNQDKQFWDKKYETEAYIFGKEPVEFLKEHIDILPRGKALDIAMGEGRNAVFLAENGFAVDGCDISEIAVKKAKELAKEHNVAIHAFVADLETSKLPKDTYDVIACFYYLQRDLIPQMKEALKPGGMIIYETYTIENRERGFEGPKNKDYLLKPNELLDLFKDLKIIYYRELVLNNKKAIASLIAKK; encoded by the coding sequence ATGAAAAAATCTATTCCTTCTTCCCCTGTTTTTTTGTATATAATAACAGTTTTCTGCATTCTTATCAGTAGCATTTTACCATCGTTGTTTGCAAATAATCAGGATAAACAGTTTTGGGATAAGAAATACGAAACGGAGGCCTATATCTTTGGTAAAGAACCGGTTGAATTCCTGAAGGAACATATTGATATACTGCCCAGGGGAAAGGCTCTGGATATTGCCATGGGTGAGGGACGTAATGCCGTGTTCCTGGCAGAAAACGGGTTTGCGGTGGATGGTTGTGATATCTCAGAAATAGCTGTTAAAAAAGCAAAAGAACTGGCAAAGGAACATAATGTTGCGATCCATGCCTTCGTTGCTGATTTAGAGACTTCCAAACTGCCCAAAGATACCTACGATGTGATAGCATGTTTTTATTATCTGCAACGCGACCTTATTCCTCAGATGAAAGAGGCGTTAAAACCGGGAGGGATGATTATTTACGAGACCTATACCATAGAAAACCGTGAACGCGGGTTCGAAGGACCTAAAAACAAGGATTATTTATTAAAACCGAATGAACTTTTAGACCTTTTCAAAGATCTGAAAATTATTTATTACCGGGAACTGGTTTTAAACAACAAAAAGGCCATTGCGAGCCTGATTGCAAAGAAATGA
- a CDS encoding MogA/MoaB family molybdenum cofactor biosynthesis protein, with product MIRAAILTLSDKGSRGEREDKSGEVIRNMLLGIDATITAYEVIPDEKELITKKLFEFAEKADLIVTTGGTGVGPRDVTPEATRAVIEKELPGFGEAMRMEGLKHTSRAMGSRAIAGIYKQTLIINLPGSPKGVAENLAVVLPVIPHTVGLIKGTVTECAKDREKHA from the coding sequence ATGATACGAGCAGCCATCTTAACGCTAAGCGACAAAGGCTCAAGGGGGGAGCGGGAGGATAAGAGCGGAGAGGTCATCCGCAACATGCTTCTGGGCATTGATGCCACCATCACGGCCTATGAAGTCATCCCTGATGAAAAGGAACTTATCACAAAAAAACTCTTTGAATTCGCCGAAAAAGCCGATCTCATTGTTACCACGGGCGGAACAGGTGTAGGTCCCAGGGATGTAACCCCTGAGGCGACACGAGCAGTTATAGAAAAGGAATTACCCGGTTTTGGAGAGGCCATGCGCATGGAGGGGCTCAAACATACCTCCAGGGCTATGGGCTCAAGGGCTATCGCCGGAATTTACAAACAAACACTCATCATCAACCTTCCTGGCAGCCCAAAAGGTGTTGCAGAAAACCTGGCCGTTGTCCTCCCTGTCATTCCCCATACCGTTGGCCTCATCAAGGGCACAGTCACTGAATGTGCAAAAGATCGTGAAAAGCACGCTTAG
- a CDS encoding ATP-dependent helicase, protein MSLLQDVTDKQREAITHIEGPLLVVAGAGSGKTRVITRRIGYLMSQGVKPYNILAITFTNKASDEMCERVKQFSTHKGLWVSTFHKMCSRILRSNIDRLGYSRDFSIYDTTDQLSRVKSIMAELQLDTAQWKPRTIVSSISNAKNKLIDPETFATTTSGYYNRNVAQIYKKYQALLKANNALDFDDLLIKTIELFKTHPDILEMYQDKFRFILIDEYQDTNYSQYTITRLLANRYRNICVTGDPDQSIYGWRGADIRNIMDFEKDYPDARVVLLEQNYRSTKHILHAASSIIQQNKYRKQKSLWTENVLGEKIRVVSCENEHGEADEIARLIKGLNVQGTQYSDIALFYRTNAQSRVLEISLRNAGIPYTIVGGVEFYQRKEIKDILSYLRLCVNPHDEVALERAINTPTRGIGNTTVKKLEGWATAHGTTLFDAIQQVDLISEITGKSALSIKRFSELILNLQQLPRSPVENTIKQVIEKTNYFAFLRESGEMESNDRVANVEELVNAAHEYDINYGEGTLQGFLEEVALVSAVDELEDTAEAVTLMTLHTAKGLEFPVVFLTGMEDGLLPHSESNDSDEEIEEERRLCYVGITRAMKELFLTHAKRRMRYGQMDLCRPSRFLDEIPDEILDKIDRTNRDYSYNTYRAKNLPQSMNNRAQTSFQTPSNFDFYSDATDSASIAAGENPFSFSSGEVVRHPLFGIGRILEVSGSNEKASVKVSFNVGGTKHLMLAYAKLERVK, encoded by the coding sequence ATGTCGTTATTACAGGACGTTACAGACAAGCAACGCGAAGCTATTACCCACATCGAAGGCCCTCTTTTAGTGGTAGCAGGCGCCGGCAGCGGAAAAACACGTGTAATTACACGCCGCATCGGTTATCTGATGTCGCAGGGCGTAAAGCCTTACAACATTCTCGCCATTACCTTTACCAACAAGGCTTCGGACGAAATGTGTGAACGGGTAAAACAATTTTCAACACACAAAGGACTCTGGGTCTCCACATTTCATAAAATGTGTTCACGGATCCTGAGAAGCAACATCGACCGGCTTGGATATTCAAGGGACTTTAGCATTTATGACACAACCGATCAACTGAGCCGGGTGAAGTCCATTATGGCCGAGCTTCAGCTAGATACCGCACAGTGGAAACCTCGCACTATTGTAAGCTCCATTAGCAATGCCAAAAATAAACTCATTGACCCCGAAACCTTTGCCACAACTACTTCAGGCTATTATAATCGCAACGTTGCCCAGATTTATAAAAAATACCAGGCCCTTCTGAAAGCCAACAATGCCCTGGATTTTGATGATCTCCTGATAAAAACCATAGAACTATTTAAGACACATCCCGATATTTTAGAGATGTATCAGGACAAATTCAGGTTTATCCTCATCGATGAATATCAGGACACCAATTACTCCCAGTATACCATTACACGACTCCTGGCAAACAGATACAGAAACATCTGTGTGACGGGGGATCCGGATCAGTCTATCTATGGCTGGCGAGGGGCGGATATCCGAAACATTATGGATTTTGAGAAGGATTATCCTGATGCCAGGGTAGTGCTGTTGGAACAAAACTACCGTTCTACAAAACATATCCTCCATGCAGCTTCCAGCATAATTCAACAAAACAAATACCGAAAACAGAAGAGCCTGTGGACGGAAAATGTCCTGGGAGAAAAGATCAGGGTTGTTTCCTGTGAAAATGAGCACGGTGAAGCAGATGAAATCGCAAGGTTAATCAAAGGACTGAACGTCCAGGGTACTCAATATTCTGATATTGCATTATTTTACCGTACCAATGCTCAATCTCGTGTGCTGGAAATCTCTTTAAGAAATGCCGGAATTCCTTACACCATTGTTGGGGGTGTTGAATTTTATCAAAGGAAGGAAATAAAAGATATCCTCTCCTATTTGAGATTGTGTGTCAATCCGCATGACGAAGTTGCGCTGGAACGTGCCATCAATACCCCCACACGGGGTATAGGAAATACCACCGTTAAAAAACTGGAAGGCTGGGCAACTGCACATGGCACAACTCTTTTTGATGCCATACAACAGGTTGACTTAATATCCGAAATTACCGGCAAATCAGCCTTGTCAATAAAAAGGTTTTCTGAACTCATCTTGAATTTACAGCAATTGCCAAGATCGCCTGTAGAAAACACTATCAAACAAGTAATTGAAAAAACAAACTATTTCGCATTTCTCCGGGAATCCGGAGAAATGGAATCGAATGATCGCGTTGCCAACGTGGAAGAATTGGTCAATGCTGCTCATGAATATGACATAAACTATGGAGAGGGTACCTTACAGGGATTTTTAGAGGAAGTGGCGCTTGTCTCTGCCGTGGATGAATTGGAAGATACTGCTGAAGCTGTAACCCTCATGACACTCCACACGGCCAAGGGATTGGAATTCCCCGTTGTCTTTCTTACTGGCATGGAAGATGGGTTATTGCCCCACTCAGAATCAAACGACTCGGACGAAGAGATCGAAGAGGAAAGAAGGCTTTGTTACGTGGGCATCACACGGGCAATGAAGGAACTCTTCCTTACCCATGCCAAACGCAGGATGCGGTACGGGCAGATGGACCTCTGCAGACCATCCAGGTTTTTGGATGAGATACCAGATGAAATTTTAGATAAAATCGACAGAACAAATCGTGATTATTCTTATAACACGTATCGCGCAAAAAACCTGCCACAATCAATGAACAACAGGGCGCAGACATCTTTTCAAACACCTTCCAATTTTGATTTCTATAGTGATGCCACTGATTCTGCAAGTATTGCCGCCGGAGAAAATCCCTTTTCGTTTTCAAGTGGAGAAGTGGTCAGACACCCCCTTTTTGGCATTGGAAGGATACTGGAAGTCTCTGGCAGCAATGAAAAGGCAAGCGTCAAGGTGAGTTTTAATGTTGGTGGGACAAAGCATCTCATGCTGGCATATGCAAAATTAGAGCGGGTAAAATAA
- a CDS encoding Druantia anti-phage system protein DruA, translated as MKPILFHYRSRELHADDIAFIKALTERHFLRGRSYISRELCKSWNWMQPNGKLKEYAARDLLLRLEEQGLVSLPPRIRPKNNLKPKVFDQIPLFVKRTLEGAITEYETPTIQVVRDHQERYLWGYLLYHYHYLGCPRLVGEHIRHIVHIGNQVVACLGWASAAWKVKDRDRFIGWDESTKRTHLHLIASNVRFLIPPWVMIKHLASKVLSLALRRLSHDWKSVYGHPVYLAETFVDTARFQGTCYQAANWIRVGKTQGNAKRGNRYQYHGQPKELYLYPLERNFRRFLAHDQG; from the coding sequence ATGAAGCCTATCCTATTCCACTACCGTTCACGAGAACTGCATGCAGACGATATAGCCTTTATCAAGGCTCTCACTGAGCGTCATTTTCTCAGAGGGCGAAGTTATATTTCCCGTGAACTCTGCAAGAGCTGGAACTGGATGCAGCCCAATGGCAAGTTGAAAGAATACGCAGCACGAGACCTCCTTCTGAGATTGGAAGAGCAGGGATTGGTTTCGCTTCCGCCACGCATACGGCCAAAAAACAATCTCAAACCTAAGGTCTTTGATCAGATACCCCTTTTCGTCAAAAGAACACTGGAAGGTGCCATCACCGAGTATGAAACCCCGACGATCCAGGTGGTAAGAGATCATCAAGAGAGGTACCTCTGGGGTTATCTCCTTTATCACTACCACTACCTCGGATGTCCCCGGCTTGTTGGCGAACACATCAGGCACATCGTACATATCGGCAACCAGGTCGTTGCCTGTCTTGGATGGGCAAGTGCCGCATGGAAGGTCAAAGACCGTGATCGTTTCATCGGATGGGATGAGTCTACCAAACGGACACACTTGCATTTGATTGCAAGTAACGTGCGATTTCTCATTCCACCCTGGGTTATGATCAAACACCTTGCATCCAAGGTATTATCCCTCGCCCTGAGGCGTTTGTCACATGACTGGAAATCCGTCTATGGCCATCCCGTGTATTTGGCTGAAACCTTTGTTGATACCGCACGGTTTCAAGGCACCTGCTACCAGGCAGCCAATTGGATTCGTGTTGGGAAAACCCAAGGGAATGCAAAACGGGGCAATCGCTATCAGTATCATGGACAGCCTAAGGAACTCTACCTCTATCCTCTTGAGAGAAACTTCCGGAGGTTTCTTGCTCATGACCAGGGATGA